A window of Mesotoga sp. Brook.08.105.5.1 genomic DNA:
TGGAAATCAAACAGGCGTGATAATGACCCATTTCATTCTTGAGAGATTGAAAGGGTCCCTGCCTGACGATGCGTTTATTGTGAAGACGATAGTTTCAACGGATTTGGTTAAGAGTATCGCTGCTCGAAGCGGTGTAAAAGTAAGAGAGACCCTAACCGGGTTCAAGTACATTGGAGAGATCATTGAGAAATCAGAAATCGAAGGAAGAGGAAAGTATCTTTTCGGTTTCGAGGAGAGCTACGGCTCTCTCTACGGAAGGCATGCAAGAGACAAAGATGCTGTTAGCGCTGCTGCTCTTGCCTGTACAATCGCGGGCTTCTTGAAGCGGTCAGGACTTTCATTGATAGAGTATCTTGAAGAGATCTATAAGGAGTTCGGTTATTATCTCGAGGCACTCGTTAACAAGGATTACGAAGGCATAGAGGGAAAGGAAAGAATAGAAGCAATCATGAAAGGGCTTAGGGAAAGTAGGCCATCTGCAATTGGGGGTTTTAGGGTAAGAAAATTCAAAGACTATATGGAAGACTCGGGTGATCTCCCCACGGCCGATGTGATTTCTATGGAGATGGAGGATGGTTCTAAGATTATTGTAAGACCTTCGGGGACAGAACCAAAAATCAAATTCTATCTCATGGCAAAGGGAGTAACCAATGATGAAGCAAGAAGAAAAATCGATGAGCTAAAAGAACTGATCGAAGGGATTGTAGGCCTATGAATTACAGGTACGCTCACATTTTGTACCGTGGGGATGATTTTCTCTCTCCAAAGAGAGCAACATTTGATCACAGAACTAAGACAGGCTTTATGACCACGTGGTCCACTGAGCATTCAACCGATTTACTCAAACACAAATACTGGAGTTGTCTTAGCGCTTATGGCCTTGAAAGTGCTACTAGACGCAAGATCTCTTTCGAAAGAAAGCACAGTGATGCGAACCTTCTTTACTTCAAGTACGAGCTGGAAGTTCCTGAAGCGCTTGAAGGTTACTTCGATCCAACGATACTCGAAGTGCTTTCTAAGAATCTTTCCGTAAGAGAGACAACTGAGGAAGTCTATAAAATGCTTAAGGATTATGAAGAGGGAACTCTGAGATTTAATGATCAGGGCTTTTCCTCATGGCTTGCAGGAAAAGTTGGAGGCCTTCTGCTAAGTGATGGCGAGAAGAAGGAGCTTGAAAACTCCTTGATAAAGTACGTCGAGACCATAGTTGGAAGGGTTTTGTGGACTGTTTATAATGGGGATTTACAGAGAATGGGAAAGGACCTCTCTTCAATGGTTTATCTCTACACCGAGATGCTAGATCTTACGGGTTCAAAATGACTGTGAAGAGATTCGCTGCAGTAGTGTCGTATGACGGGACCGATTTCTTCGGTTTTCAGAATCAGCCGGATATGCGAACTGTACAGGGCATCTTCGAAGAAGCTCTGGAAAGAATTCACAAGTTCAGAGTCTCGAGTCAGGGAGCCGGTCGAACAGACACGGGAGTTCACGGCTATGGTCAGGTAATCGCTTTTGATTCGAACCTCGATAGATTGGATGCTCCAACAATGAAAGCTGCGCTCAACGCGAATCTTCCGGCGGACGTGTATGTTAGAAAAGTGTATGAAGTAGCGGAGAATTTCAGCCCAAGATTTGCTGCGAAGAAGAGGATCTATCACTATTACATTCTCAATTCAAGCGAACCGGACATCTTCAGAAGAAGGTTTGTCTGGTGGTTCCCGTATACTCTGGATATTGAATCGATGCGGAGAGCAGGGAGTCGACTTCTTGGAGAACACAACTTTACTGCTTTCAGGACTGGCCGGGATGACAGAAATCCAATAAGGACCGTTTCAGCCATTAGAATTGTCAGGACGAGCCCTCGTCTTATACTCATTAGGGTCGAGGGAGTCTCCTTTCTCAAGAGAATGGTAAGGAATATCGTCGGTACGCTTGTGAAAGTTGGCACCGGGAGCACTTCTGAAGAAGCCGTCTCTGAATTCCTTTCTTCACAGGATAGATCAACGCTTCCAGGAACTGCCCCTCCTCAGGGACTTGTATTCTACAAAGCGGTGTTTGATGAGTTTGAAACGTAGACTTGATGAACTATTGTTTGGGCTTGGGCTGTCTGAGAGTAGAACGAAAGCAGCAGAACTGATCAGGAGCGGAAAAGTTACTGTAGATGGTATGATTGTTCTTAAGCCGGGTTACAAGGTGGATTCTGACAGAGAAATAGTCGCCTCGAACTCCTTTATGCCGGTAGGGCGAGGGTATTACAAACTGAAGAAAGCTATCGATGAGTTCAGAATAAAACCTGAAGGTAGGAGAGTACTTGATGTTGGTGCATCAACCGGTGGCTTTGCACAACTTCTGCTGGAAAATGGTGCAGCCAGTGTGATTTGTGTAGATGTTGGGAAAGACCAGATCAGTAACAAACTTAAAGAGGACAGCAGAATCTTGTCAGTTGAGTCAACTGACATAAGAGATTTCTCTATTGAGCAGTTTGGGGGCGAAGTTGATCTATTGACCGCGGACTTATCATTCATCTCTACAGCAGGTTTGGCAGAGCTCTTTAGGATGTTTCTGAAAGACAACGGAGAAGCGGTGGTCCTAATAAAGCCACAATTTGAAGTTGGTCCGGGTGTTGTTAAGAAGGGATTGGTGCGCTCACGTATGGCTCATCGCGAAGTTATAGAAGTATTTGTAAAGGCTTTTGTTAGTAGTGGCATGTTTCCCGTAGGAATAACGTTTTCTCCAATCAAAGGCAAAAGAGGTAACATCGAGTATCTTCTCTATTCGGTTGCTGGGGAGACATTTGTTGAGTTAGACTATGACTATTTGATTGAGAAGGCTTTCGCGTTTTTCGATCGGGATAGCAACCAATTGGTTTGAAGGGAGGGAAAACCCCGGTTCACTTGAGTGATCCGGGAGAGCTTGAAATCCTTACTCGTTTTTATGCTGGTGCTTGTTTCTTTTTCCGCATTAGTGGCACAAGATATTTTCGATTTCGTTC
This region includes:
- the truA gene encoding tRNA pseudouridine(38-40) synthase TruA — its product is MKRFAAVVSYDGTDFFGFQNQPDMRTVQGIFEEALERIHKFRVSSQGAGRTDTGVHGYGQVIAFDSNLDRLDAPTMKAALNANLPADVYVRKVYEVAENFSPRFAAKKRIYHYYILNSSEPDIFRRRFVWWFPYTLDIESMRRAGSRLLGEHNFTAFRTGRDDRNPIRTVSAIRIVRTSPRLILIRVEGVSFLKRMVRNIVGTLVKVGTGSTSEEAVSEFLSSQDRSTLPGTAPPQGLVFYKAVFDEFET
- a CDS encoding TlyA family RNA methyltransferase is translated as MSLKRRLDELLFGLGLSESRTKAAELIRSGKVTVDGMIVLKPGYKVDSDREIVASNSFMPVGRGYYKLKKAIDEFRIKPEGRRVLDVGASTGGFAQLLLENGAASVICVDVGKDQISNKLKEDSRILSVESTDIRDFSIEQFGGEVDLLTADLSFISTAGLAELFRMFLKDNGEAVVLIKPQFEVGPGVVKKGLVRSRMAHREVIEVFVKAFVSSGMFPVGITFSPIKGKRGNIEYLLYSVAGETFVELDYDYLIEKAFAFFDRDSNQLV